The stretch of DNA CCGCGGTACCTGGGCGGTGGTCGTCACCGAAATTCCCTACGGCGTGCCGAAGGCCCGGCTGATCGAGAAGATGGCCGAGCTTCTCCAGGAGAAGAAGCTCCCGCTGCTCGCCGACGTGCGCGACGAATCGGCCGAGGACGTGCGGGTGGTGCTGGAGCCGCGCTCGCGGACCGTCGATCCCGTGGTGATGATGGAATCGCTGTTCCGGCTCACGGAACTCGAGAGCCGCATCTCGCTCAACATGAACGTGCTCGTCGGCGGCACGGTCCCGCGGGTGATCGGCCTCGCCGAGGCCCTGCGCGAATGGCTCGACCATCGCCGGGTCGTGCTGCAGCGCCGCTCGCGCCACCGCCTCGCCCAGATCGAGCGCCGGCTCGAGATCCTCGGCGGCCTGCTCATCGTCTATCTCGACCTCGACCGGGTGATCCAGATCATCCGCGAGGAGGACGAGCCGAAGGCCGAGCTGATGCGGGTCTTCGAGCTGACCGAATTGCAGGCCAACGCCATCCTCGACACGCGCCTGCGCAGCTTGCGCAAGCTGGAGGAGATGGAGCTGAAGCGCGAGCACGACGCGCTCACCAAGGAGAAGGCCGATCTCGACGGTCTGATGGCCTCCGACGACAGGCAGTGGAAGTCGATCGCGACCCAGATCCGGACGGTGCGCAAGACCTACGGCCCCGAGACCCCGCTCGGCCGCCGCCGCACCACGCTCGAGAACCCGCCCGACACCTCCGGCATCGACTTTTCCGAGGCGATGGTCGAGCGCGAGCCGATCACCGTGATCGTCTCGCAGAAAGGCTGGATCCGGGCGCTGAAGGGCCACGTCGCCGATCTCTCGGCCGTGCAGTTCAAGGGCGACGACACCCTGAAAGTGAGCTTCCCGACCGAGACGACGGCCAAGATCCTGGTGCTGGCCTCGAACGGCAAGGTCTTCACGTTGGAGGCCGCCAAGCTCCCGGGCGGGCGCGGCTTCGGCGACCCGATCCGCCTGATGGTCGACATGGACGAGGGCTCGGAGATCGTCACCGTCTGGGCCCACAAGCCCGGCGTGAAGCTGCTCCTCGCCACCACCGACGGCCGCGGCTTCATCACCCCGGCGGACGGGCTCGTCGCCAATACCCGCAAGGGCAAGCAGGTGATCGGCCTCGACGATCCGGCCACCGCCAGCCTCGTCATGGAGGTGGGGGAGGGCGACCACGTCGCGGTCTGCGGCACCAACCGCCTGCTGACGGTGTTCCCGCTCGCGGAGATTCCCGAGATGGTCCGCGGCAAGGGCGTGCGGCTGCAGAAATACCGCGACGCCACCCTCGATTCGATCGTGGTCTTCCGCCTCGCCGACGGCCTGACCTGGCCCGACAGCGCCGGGCGCACCCGGAGCGAGGCCGGCGACGACCTGGCGAAGTGGGTCGGCCATCGCGGCGGCACCGGGGCGATGGCGCCGCGTGGCTATCCCAAAGCCGGCCGCCCGTGACCGGGGCCCGCTCGCTCGACCTCATCCTGAGCGCCTGTTCGAGCGGGTCGACCGAGTTGAAATCCTCGATGTCATCCCGGGGCCGCGACAGCGGAACCCGGGATCCATAACCGCTGACGATACAGGATGAATCGGAAGGCTGGCCGCCTCTTTCGGCACTGTCAGCGGTTATGGATCCCGGGTTCTCGGCTTCGCCGAGCCCCGGGATGACGTCGAGAGCAAGCGGCGTACGAGTTGAATCGATTGACGCAACCGCTCTAACAGCCATTGAGTTGAAGGCGGAGCCGCCGGAGGAGTCGATGTCTGATGTGGAACGGTCTGCAATCCGGTCCGTATGGACGTTATACCATCCTCTGCTATGGACTATCTTCACCACCATCGTTCCAGCCAGCACGGCACTCGCTGAGATCGCCGACAAGGTCGAGGACGCGCGAGCGCATCACGTCACCGTCTCCGCTGTCCTTCTCCTGTTCACCGCGCTGGCGGCCACGAGCGGCTGGCGTCGGGCATTGCTGCTCTGGCCGCTGACGCTGGTCTGGGGAATGATCGCGTTCGGGGCGGTCTGGGAATGGCGTGAGGAATTGCAGCGGGACGGGGCATCAGCCCTGCTATGGGAGGGCGGAGCCATGGGGGCGGCCATGCTGCTCGGCCCACCCCTCTCCGCCGTCCTAGCCCAGCGTTGGCAACGAAGACGAGTGCGGGCGGACTAGCCCCGCTGCCCTACACCCACTGCCCCATCGCCCCCTCCGCCGCCCGGCGGATCGCCGCGATGTTGGGCGCGTAGGCCTCGCGCCCGCCCTTGAAGGTGGCGGAGCCAGCCACGAGAGCGTTGGCCCCCGCCTTCACCACCGCCGGCGCCGTCTCCGGGGTCACGCCGCCATCGACCTCGATGTCGATGTCGCGCCCGGCGGTCATGGCGCGCACCCGCGACACCGTCTCGCAGACCGAGCCGATGAAGCTCTGTCCGCCGAAGCCGGGATTGACGGTCATGCAGAGCACGAGGTCGACCATGTCGAGCACGGGCTCGACGAGGCTCGCCGGCGAGCCCGGATTGATCGCGACACCAGCCTTCTTGCCGAGCGCCCGGATGGTCTGGAGCGAGCGGTGCAGGTGGGGACCCGCCTCGGCATGGACCGTGATGATGTCGGCCCCGGCCTCGGCGAAGGCCGCGAGGTAGGGGTCGGCCGGCGCGATCATCAGGTGGACGTCGAAGATCGCCGTGGTGTGCGGGCGCAAGGCCTTCACCACCACGGGGCCGAAGGTGAGGTTGGGCACGAAATGCCCGTCCATCACGTCGATATGAACCCAGTCGGCCCCGGCCGCGACCACGTCGCGGACCTCCTCGCCGAGCCGGGAGAAATCGGCCGAGAGGATCGAGGGGGCGATCACCAGGGGACGGGTCATGGCTTGCCTCGCAGCATCGGGGGCGCAGATGCGCAAAAGGCCAGGGTTCTCACCCCAGCCCCGCGCAGACACAGGTCTTGTTCGGACGGATCAGCGCCGGCGGAACTGGCTGCCGCCGCGGAACGGCGGACGCGGGCCGGAGGACCGCTCGTCCTTGTGGCGGAACACCAGACGGCCCTTCTCCAGGTCGTAGGGCGACATCTCGACGGTGACCCGGTCGCCGGCCAGAGTCTTGATGCGGTTCTTCTTCATCTTGCCGGCCGTGTAGGCCACGATCTCGTGGCCCTGGTCGAGCTGCACGCGGTAACGCGCGTCCGGCAGGATCTCGAGCACGAGACCGTCGAACTGCATCAACTCTTCTTTCGCCATTCACACTCTCCACCCGGGTCGCCGTCGCGGTCGGCGCCACCGGGAGCACATTGTCAGGATCTGATCGCGACGCGCCCGGCCGTACGGGTGCTCGGCCGAGATGCCGGGCGCGCTGATGGCCTTGTAACGCTCGCTGTGCATGTAAGGTGAGGCGATGGGACGCGCAAGCCAAGCCCGTGACGAACACACGGCTTCGTCATCGGGACGGGCGCGATCCTTGCACCCACAGGCGCCCCGCCGTTCCTCGGTCCGGCCCGCCCCGGACAGGCTGCACGCGCGAGCGGCACCTGATGCAGGCGGCGCATCTTTGAGCGCCGGCCGGTGATCGGTTTCCGTCCATTCTGCTGCGAGGCGGGGCGCCTTGCTGTACCGTCGGGCAGGGCGGCCCGCACGAGACGGGCTCCCGGAGGATACGATCCGAGGAGACGACCATGCACGACATCGCACGGGCGCGGGGTGCGCCGCTGCCGCGCGCCGAGAGCACCGCCTGGTGGGCCGCGATGCCCCTGGACCTCTGGGGGGTGGTGCTGACGGTGATCGCCGCGGGCGGGCTGAAGCTCGCCGGGATCCTGCCGTAACGCGATCTTACCCTGACGGAATCCTGCCTCACGCCGTCCACGCTGCCGTCGCACTCTCGCCAAAGCCCGGGATCAGGTTTCCTCGCAGGAGTTTTGGCAAGAGTTTTCGGCAAGAGTTTCGCAACCAACGGCCGGCACGATCCCAGTCCGGCCCGGGAGCGGGACGATTCGCGCGCAGGAGGACGGTTCCATGCTGATGGCTTTCGTCGGACGCCTCACCCAGCGCTGGCGGGACCTCGTCGCGGAGATCATGGATCCCTACCGGCCCGAGCTGCACTACATGCGCGGCCCCGGCCCGCGCTGGCGCGAGCGTCATCCGGAGGGATGAGGGCCTGGCCGGACCGCCCGGCCCTCGCCGGACGGTCCAAGTCCCGGCTCAGCCCGAGGCCGGCACCGTCTGGTCGAGGGTCGTCGGCCGGTCGGAGAGGCGGCTCGCCACCACGAGGCCGATCAGCGCCGAGGCCGCGATGATCAGGCCCGGCGCCGCCGCCCAGCCGGTGGCGCCGATCAGGGCGTTGGCGGCGAGCGGCCCGAGGCCGCTGAGCAGCGTGAAGCCGAGATTGAGCGAGAGCGCGACGCCGCTGAACCGCACCCGGGTGGGAAACAGCCCGGCGAGCAGGTAGGCGAAGCTGCCATTGGCGCCGGCCACCGCCATGGTGAGGAGCGGCAGCACCAGGAACAGGTCGGCGTCGCCCCGCGCCAGCACCTGGTAGGCCGGGATCACCCCGATCAGGACGACGAGCGCGGAGGCCTGCATCAGCCGGCGCGGCGGCACCTTGTCGGCGAAGAACGAGGCGAAGAGCAGCGAGGCCGACATGGCGAAGAGCGCGACGTTCATCGCCATCGCCACGGTCTTGGGCGGGTACTTGAGCACCTGGATCAGGTAGGCCGGCATGTGGGCGAACAGGATGCCGTTGAAGCCCGCGGTCAGCGCGACGATGCCGATGCCGAGGAGCACCGGGCGGCGGTGATCGCGCAGCACCTCGCCGATCGGCCGGCGGGAGGCGCGGTTCTGGAGGCGCAGGAATTCCGGTGTTTCCTCCAGGCTACGCCGCAGCACGAAGCTCACGAGCCCGACCACGCCGCCGAACAGGAAGGCGATGCGCCAGCCGTATTCCGCCATCATGGCGGGCGGCAGCCAGGATTGCAGGGCGAGGTTGACCATCGCGGCGAGCAGCACGCCGCCATTGACCAGGCAGAAGACGATGCCGCAGGCGAGCCCCGGCCGGCGCGAGGCGGTCTCGACCACGAAGGTGATGGCGCCCGGGAGTTCTCCGCCGATGCACAGCCCCTGTACGAAGCGAAGGAGCACGAGGAGCAGGGTCGCCCACACGCCCCAGGAGGCGTAGGCCGGCACCAGGCCCATGCCGAGCGTGCAGGCCGACATGGTGAAGACGGTGACCACGAACACGGTCTTGCGGCCGTAGCGGTCGCCGAAATGGCTCAGGACCAGCCCGCCGAGCGGCCGGGCGAGGTAGCCGACCGCGAACACCGCCAGCGACAGGGTGAGCGCCGCCACCGGATCGCTCGCCGGGAAGAAGGCGGCGGCGATGTCCTTGGCGAAGATCCCGTAGACGATGAAGTCGTAGTATTCGAGCCCGCCGCCGAGGCTCGCGAGCAGCGTCATTGTCCATTGGCGGCGGGTGAGATCGTGCCCGCCGCTCACATCGGGTGTCATCGTGGTGTCCTCCGGGGCGTTCTTGTTGGTGTGCCCCGGAGCGCCCCTTAGAACGGTTCGGCCGTCGCCGCCATATCGCGCCGGCTACATCACCGCGCCGATCTGCCAGGGCACGAACTCGGCATCGCCGTAGCCGAACCCTTCCGACTTGGTGCGCTCGCCCGACGCCACGCGCAGGATCGTCTCGAAGATCTGGCGGCCCTTCTCCTCGATCGAGACGCCGTCGAGCACGTCGCCGCAATCGATGTCCATGTCGTCCTGCATCCGCCGGTACATCTCGCTGTTGGTGGCGAGCTTGATCGACGGGGTCGGCTTGCAGCCATAGGCCGAGCCGCGGCCGGTGGTGAAGCACAAGACGTTGGCGCCGCCCGCGACCTGGCCGGTGGCGGCCACCGGGTCGAAGCCGGGGGTGTCCATGTAGACGAAGCCCTTCGCCGTCACCGGCTCGGCGTAGCGGTAGACGCCGGTCAGCGTCGTCGAGCCGCCCTTGGCGGTAGCCCCCAGCGACTTCTCCAGGATGGTGGTCAGGCCGCCGGCCTTGTTGCCGGGGGAGGGGTTGTTGTTCATCTCGCCGCCGTTGCGGGCGGTGTAGGCCTCCCACCAGTGGATCATCTCGACGAGCTTGTGGCCGATCTCCGGCGTGGCGGCCCGCGCCGTCAGCAGGTGCTCGGCACCGTAGATCTCCGGCGTCTCGGACAGGATCGCGGTGCCGCCCTCGGCCACCAGCCGGTCGACCGCCGCCCCGAGCGCCGGGTTCGCCGTGATGCCCGAATAGCCGTCCGAGCCGCCGCATTGCAGGGCCAGCATCAGCTCGGAGGCCGGCACGGTCTCGCGCCTGGCCTTCGAGACGGAGGGCAGCATCTCGCGCAGCGCCGCGACGCCGGCCTCGATGGTGCGGCGCGTGCCGCCGCTGTCCTGGATGGTGAAGCTGCGGAAGGTCTCGCTCTCCTCGATGCCGTAGGCGCGCTTCCAGCGGTCGATCTGCAGGCCCTCGCAGCCCAGGCCCACCATGATGACGCCGCCCATGTTCGGGTTGGCGGCGTAGCCCCACAGCGTGCGCTTGAGGATGTCGGCACCCTCGCCCTGGATGTCGTAGCCGCAGCCGGTGCCGTGGGTGAGCGGGATGATGCCGTCGATGCCCGGGAATTCGTCGAGCAGGCCGGAGCGGCGGGCTTCCTCGGCGATGAAGCGGGCGACGGTCGCCGAGCAGTTCACCGAGGTGAGCACGCCGACATAGTTGCGGGTGCCGACCTTGCCGTCGGCCCGGCGGTAGCCCTCGAAGGTGGCGCGCTGGGCGTCGGGCACCATCGCGACGGGACGCGCTTCCTCGCAGAAGCGGTAGTCGCGGGCAAAATCGCCCTTGGCCTCGCCGAGGCCGACATTGTGCTCGTGGACCCACTCGCCCGGCGCGATGGCCCGGCTGGCGAAGCCGATGATCTGGCCGAACTTGCGGATCGGCGCGCCCTCGGCGATCGGCACCACCGCGAATTTGTGGCCCCGCGGCACGCGGGCCGAGGCGGTCACGCCCTCGACGGCGGCGCCGGGCACGATCGGGTCCACCGCCACCACGACGTTGTCCTCGTGGGCAAGGCGCACGATGCGGGGATTGGTGGGGTGGAGCGGGGTGGGGGCGGACATGGGTGGGACCTTTTGGGGAAACGTCTTTGAATGATACGGCCGCTTGGAGCGGTCTGGAATGGTGTCGGTGTCACCCCACCCGCGACCTCATCCTGAGGTGCGAACGAAGTGAGCCTCGAAGGAGGGCTCCAGGGACCGCAGAGGGATCTGGAACCCTCCTTCGAGGTCAGTCGATCTTCGATCGACTAACACCTCAGGATGAGGTGGTGGGCGGGAATCGAAACCTGCTGGCCGGTAAGATGGTCAATGCGCCAAAGCCTCCGCCTTGGCCCGCCCGCCGAGATACGCCGCCCGGATGTCGTCGTTGGCCCACAGGTCCTGCGGCGCGCCGCTGAGCACCAGCTGCCCGGTCTCCAGCACGTAGCCGCGATCGGCGACAGACAGGCCCATGCGGGCATTCTGCTCGACGAGGAGCACGGTGGTGCCGCGGCGGCGCACCTCGGCGATGATCGCGAACACCGCCTGGACGATCACCGGGGCGAGGCCCAGCGAGGGCTCGTCGAGGAGCAGGATGCGGGGTTTCGCCATCAGCCCGCGGGCGAGCGCCACCATCTGGAGCTGGCCTCCCGAGAGCGTCCAGCCCAGCGCGTCGCCGAAGCGGCGGATGTCGGGGAAGAGCTCGAACATGCCCTCCGCCTCGTCCTTGATCTGGCGGGTCGAGAGCCCCTTCCGGTTCGAGGCACCGAGCATGATGTTCTCGCGCACCGTGAGGCCCGGGAAGACCCGGCGCCCCTCCGGGACATGCGCCACGCCGCGGCGCACGATCTCCTCGGGGTTGAGGCCAAGCAGCGACTGGCCCTCGAACAGGACCTCGCCGCCGGCCGGCTTCACCAGCCCCGAGATGGTCTTGAGCGTCGTCGACTTGCCGGCCCCGTTGGAGCCGAGCAAGGTCACGACCTCGCCGGCCTCGACCGAGAACGAGATGCCGCGCACGGCCTCGATCTCGCCGTAGCGCACGGTCAGGTCGCGGATTTCCAGGAGTGCCATCGATCTCTCCCGTTCAGGCCGTGGCGAGGTCGGTCTTGAGGCCGACAGTCGGCCCGTCGGACGCTTCCTGGCCGAGATAGGCCTCGATCACCGCCGGCTCGCGCAGGACCGTGGCCGTCACCCCGTCGGCGATGCGTTTGCCGAAATTCAGCACCGTGATGTGGCTCGCCACGTCGCTCACCAGCGTCATGTCGTGGTCGATGATCAGGATGGTCAGGCCCTTGGCGGCCATCCGGCGCAGGAGCACGGTCAGCGCGTTCTTCTCGGTCGAGTTGAGGCCCGCCGCCGGCTCGTCGAGGAGGAGCAGCACCGGGTTGCCGGCGAGCGCCCGGGCGATCTCGACGAGGCGCTGGTGGCCGTAGGAGAAGGACGAGATCGGCTCGTCGGCCCGGCCCTCCAGCCCGACGAAGGCGAGAGCCGCCCGCGCCCGCGCCTCCAGTGAGGCCCTGTCATGGGTGACGATGGCGTTGCCCGGCCGCTCGGCGCCGATCACCACGTTCTCGAGCGCGCTCATCGA from Methylobacterium aquaticum encodes:
- the parC gene encoding DNA topoisomerase IV subunit A, whose protein sequence is MGKPFEPPSDRDGIENVDLKAALEERYLAYALSTIMHRALPDARDGLKPVHRRILHAMRLLRLDPGSAYKKCARVVGDVIGKYHPHGDVAVYDALVRLAQDFAQRYPLVDGQGNFGNIDGDNPAAQRYTECRMTEVARLLLEGMDEDAVDFRPNYDGQEEEPVVLPAAFPNLLANGSQGIAVGMATSIPPHNVAELCEAALYLITHPAATSEQLTTFVKGPDFPTGGIITDSAASIAEAYRTGRGGFRVRARWQKEDLGRGTWAVVVTEIPYGVPKARLIEKMAELLQEKKLPLLADVRDESAEDVRVVLEPRSRTVDPVVMMESLFRLTELESRISLNMNVLVGGTVPRVIGLAEALREWLDHRRVVLQRRSRHRLAQIERRLEILGGLLIVYLDLDRVIQIIREEDEPKAELMRVFELTELQANAILDTRLRSLRKLEEMELKREHDALTKEKADLDGLMASDDRQWKSIATQIRTVRKTYGPETPLGRRRTTLENPPDTSGIDFSEAMVEREPITVIVSQKGWIRALKGHVADLSAVQFKGDDTLKVSFPTETTAKILVLASNGKVFTLEAAKLPGGRGFGDPIRLMVDMDEGSEIVTVWAHKPGVKLLLATTDGRGFITPADGLVANTRKGKQVIGLDDPATASLVMEVGEGDHVAVCGTNRLLTVFPLAEIPEMVRGKGVRLQKYRDATLDSIVVFRLADGLTWPDSAGRTRSEAGDDLAKWVGHRGGTGAMAPRGYPKAGRP
- the rpe gene encoding ribulose-phosphate 3-epimerase, with product MTRPLVIAPSILSADFSRLGEEVRDVVAAGADWVHIDVMDGHFVPNLTFGPVVVKALRPHTTAIFDVHLMIAPADPYLAAFAEAGADIITVHAEAGPHLHRSLQTIRALGKKAGVAINPGSPASLVEPVLDMVDLVLCMTVNPGFGGQSFIGSVCETVSRVRAMTAGRDIDIEVDGGVTPETAPAVVKAGANALVAGSATFKGGREAYAPNIAAIRRAAEGAMGQWV
- the infA gene encoding translation initiation factor IF-1 translates to MAKEELMQFDGLVLEILPDARYRVQLDQGHEIVAYTAGKMKKNRIKTLAGDRVTVEMSPYDLEKGRLVFRHKDERSSGPRPPFRGGSQFRRR
- a CDS encoding MFS transporter: MTPDVSGGHDLTRRQWTMTLLASLGGGLEYYDFIVYGIFAKDIAAAFFPASDPVAALTLSLAVFAVGYLARPLGGLVLSHFGDRYGRKTVFVVTVFTMSACTLGMGLVPAYASWGVWATLLLVLLRFVQGLCIGGELPGAITFVVETASRRPGLACGIVFCLVNGGVLLAAMVNLALQSWLPPAMMAEYGWRIAFLFGGVVGLVSFVLRRSLEETPEFLRLQNRASRRPIGEVLRDHRRPVLLGIGIVALTAGFNGILFAHMPAYLIQVLKYPPKTVAMAMNVALFAMSASLLFASFFADKVPPRRLMQASALVVLIGVIPAYQVLARGDADLFLVLPLLTMAVAGANGSFAYLLAGLFPTRVRFSGVALSLNLGFTLLSGLGPLAANALIGATGWAAAPGLIIAASALIGLVVASRLSDRPTTLDQTVPASG
- a CDS encoding UxaA family hydrolase, whose product is MSAPTPLHPTNPRIVRLAHEDNVVVAVDPIVPGAAVEGVTASARVPRGHKFAVVPIAEGAPIRKFGQIIGFASRAIAPGEWVHEHNVGLGEAKGDFARDYRFCEEARPVAMVPDAQRATFEGYRRADGKVGTRNYVGVLTSVNCSATVARFIAEEARRSGLLDEFPGIDGIIPLTHGTGCGYDIQGEGADILKRTLWGYAANPNMGGVIMVGLGCEGLQIDRWKRAYGIEESETFRSFTIQDSGGTRRTIEAGVAALREMLPSVSKARRETVPASELMLALQCGGSDGYSGITANPALGAAVDRLVAEGGTAILSETPEIYGAEHLLTARAATPEIGHKLVEMIHWWEAYTARNGGEMNNNPSPGNKAGGLTTILEKSLGATAKGGSTTLTGVYRYAEPVTAKGFVYMDTPGFDPVAATGQVAGGANVLCFTTGRGSAYGCKPTPSIKLATNSEMYRRMQDDMDIDCGDVLDGVSIEEKGRQIFETILRVASGERTKSEGFGYGDAEFVPWQIGAVM
- a CDS encoding ABC transporter ATP-binding protein; this translates as MALLEIRDLTVRYGEIEAVRGISFSVEAGEVVTLLGSNGAGKSTTLKTISGLVKPAGGEVLFEGQSLLGLNPEEIVRRGVAHVPEGRRVFPGLTVRENIMLGASNRKGLSTRQIKDEAEGMFELFPDIRRFGDALGWTLSGGQLQMVALARGLMAKPRILLLDEPSLGLAPVIVQAVFAIIAEVRRRGTTVLLVEQNARMGLSVADRGYVLETGQLVLSGAPQDLWANDDIRAAYLGGRAKAEALAH